A region of Rhizobium grahamii DNA encodes the following proteins:
- the hrcA gene encoding heat-inducible transcriptional repressor HrcA, with translation MEFRSTSVSDAVAALDERSKEIFRRIVEGYLETGEPLGSRNLSRILPMSLSPASVRNVMSDLEELGLIYSPHVSAGRLPTQIGLRFFVDAFMQVGDLSAEDRANIDRQVRAESRDNPMELMMNEASRMLSGISRGAGLVITSKSDPVLKHVEFIRLEPTKALAVLVGDHDQVENRIIELPAGVTSSQLTEAANFLNAHMTGQTLPELSNQLSRLKDEVRSELDTLSQALVERGIAVWSGSADEGKPAQLIIRGRANLLEGLAGADDLDRLRMLFDDLEKKDSLLELLNLAESGPGVRIFIGSENKLFSLSGSSLIVAPYRDDDDRIVGAVGVIGPTRLNYSRIVPMVDYTAQLMTRLSRGTK, from the coding sequence CCGCATCGTAGAGGGCTATCTGGAAACGGGTGAGCCGCTCGGCTCCCGCAATCTGTCGCGGATTTTGCCGATGTCGCTGTCGCCAGCCTCCGTGCGCAACGTCATGAGCGACCTGGAGGAACTCGGGCTCATCTATTCGCCGCATGTGAGCGCCGGCCGCCTGCCGACGCAGATCGGGCTCCGCTTCTTTGTCGATGCCTTCATGCAGGTGGGAGACCTCTCCGCCGAGGACCGTGCCAACATCGACCGGCAGGTGCGCGCCGAGAGCCGCGACAATCCGATGGAACTGATGATGAACGAGGCAAGCCGAATGCTGTCGGGCATTTCGCGCGGTGCCGGTCTCGTCATTACCTCGAAGAGCGATCCCGTCCTCAAGCATGTCGAATTCATCCGGCTTGAGCCGACCAAGGCGCTTGCGGTGCTCGTTGGTGATCACGACCAGGTGGAAAACCGTATCATCGAGCTTCCAGCCGGCGTGACGTCGTCGCAGCTGACCGAGGCCGCCAATTTCCTCAATGCGCACATGACCGGCCAGACGCTGCCGGAGCTGAGCAATCAGCTGAGCCGGCTGAAGGACGAGGTGCGCAGCGAGCTCGATACATTGTCACAGGCGCTCGTGGAGCGTGGCATCGCCGTCTGGTCCGGCAGCGCCGACGAAGGCAAGCCGGCGCAGCTCATCATTCGCGGTCGTGCCAATCTGTTGGAGGGTCTCGCCGGCGCGGACGATCTCGACCGCCTGCGTATGCTGTTCGACGACCTCGAGAAGAAGGACAGTCTGCTCGAGCTTCTCAATCTTGCCGAAAGCGGCCCGGGTGTGCGGATTTTCATCGGCTCGGAAAACAAACTTTTCTCGCTCTCCGGCTCGTCGCTGATCGTTGCGCCCTACCGCGATGACGACGACCGCATTGTCGGCGCCGTAGGGGTCATCGGCCCGACGCGGCTCAACTATTCGCGCATCGTCCCGATGGTCGATTACACCGCCCAGCTGATGACGCGCCTGTCACGTGGTACGAAATAG
- the miaB gene encoding tRNA (N6-isopentenyl adenosine(37)-C2)-methylthiotransferase MiaB, translated as MTQDSALLPAPETDLRDGSNSRKVFIKTYGCQMNVYDSTRMSDALARDGYEPTEDMAEADLVLLNTCHIREKAAEKVYSALGRLRDMKKQRNKEGREFMIGVAGCVAQAEGEEILRRAPAVDVVIGPQTYHRLPEALRKAKEGQRIVDTEYALEDKFEHLPIAEAKKIRSRGVTSFLTVQEGCDKFCTFCVVPYTRGSEVSRPVSQIVEEAEKLVEGGVREVTLLGQNVNAWHGVGPNGEEWTLGDLLYRLAAIPGLARLRYTTSHPRDMDDRLIEAHRDLRALMPYLHLPVQAGSDRILKAMNRRHTAAEYLSLIERIRAARPDIALSGDFIVGFPGETDQDFEDTLQLVEKVRYAQAFSFKYSTRPGTPGAELKDQVPEEIKAERLERLQALLLKQQLEFAESCVGKTIELLLEKPGRMPGQLIGRSPWLQSVNVDAKASRIGDIIKVRITGTGTNSLFAEIAEAEV; from the coding sequence ATGACCCAGGACAGCGCCCTTCTTCCGGCCCCGGAGACCGATCTCCGCGATGGCAGCAACAGCCGCAAGGTATTCATCAAGACCTATGGCTGCCAGATGAACGTCTACGATTCGACACGCATGAGCGACGCTCTGGCCCGCGACGGCTATGAGCCGACCGAGGACATGGCCGAGGCCGATCTCGTCCTCTTGAACACCTGTCATATCCGCGAGAAGGCCGCTGAAAAGGTCTATTCTGCGCTCGGTCGCCTGCGCGACATGAAAAAGCAGCGCAACAAGGAAGGCCGCGAATTCATGATCGGCGTCGCCGGCTGCGTTGCGCAGGCCGAGGGCGAGGAAATCTTGCGCCGGGCGCCCGCTGTCGATGTCGTCATCGGCCCGCAGACCTATCACCGCCTGCCGGAAGCGCTGCGCAAGGCGAAGGAAGGGCAGCGGATCGTCGATACCGAATATGCCCTCGAAGACAAGTTCGAGCATCTACCGATCGCCGAAGCCAAGAAGATCCGCTCGCGCGGCGTGACCTCCTTCCTCACCGTGCAGGAAGGCTGCGACAAGTTCTGCACCTTCTGCGTCGTGCCCTATACCCGTGGTTCGGAAGTATCGCGGCCGGTCAGCCAGATCGTCGAGGAAGCCGAGAAGCTCGTCGAGGGCGGCGTGCGCGAGGTCACCCTGCTCGGTCAGAACGTCAACGCCTGGCATGGCGTCGGCCCGAACGGCGAGGAATGGACGCTTGGCGACCTGCTTTACCGGCTGGCTGCAATCCCAGGACTTGCGCGCCTGCGCTACACGACGAGCCATCCGCGCGACATGGACGATCGCCTGATCGAGGCGCATCGTGACCTGCGCGCCCTGATGCCTTATCTGCACCTGCCCGTTCAGGCCGGTTCCGACCGCATCCTGAAAGCGATGAACCGGCGGCATACGGCCGCCGAGTATCTGTCGCTGATCGAGCGCATTCGCGCCGCCCGTCCCGATATAGCGCTGTCGGGCGATTTCATCGTCGGCTTTCCGGGGGAGACAGACCAGGATTTTGAGGATACACTGCAGCTAGTGGAGAAAGTCCGCTATGCGCAGGCCTTCTCTTTCAAATACTCGACACGGCCGGGCACGCCCGGCGCGGAGCTGAAGGACCAGGTGCCGGAAGAGATCAAGGCAGAACGGCTGGAACGCTTGCAGGCGCTTCTCTTGAAGCAGCAGCTGGAATTTGCCGAATCCTGTGTCGGGAAAACGATCGAACTGTTGCTTGAAAAGCCCGGTCGCATGCCAGGACAGCTTATAGGCCGTTCTCCATGGCTTCAGTCTGTGAATGTTGATGCAAAAGCATCGCGAATCGGTGACATTATTAAAGTGCGAATCACCGGAACCGGAACCAACAGCCTGTTTGCCGAGATTGCAGAGGCTGAGGTCTAA
- the ybeY gene encoding rRNA maturation RNase YbeY, which yields MPELDIQISIEEGDWPSEDVLHALADRVLETAATYLRETVKQPFPKMVPEVSLVFTDDASIQDINAEWRGKDKPTNVLSFPAFPVKPGKVPGPMLGDIIIARETVEREAVELEKSFDDHLTHLMVHGFLHLFGYDHNNDAEAEIMEGLETRILAELGLSDPYEGQDLKMEP from the coding sequence ATGCCCGAACTCGACATACAGATCAGCATCGAGGAAGGCGACTGGCCTTCCGAAGATGTGTTGCATGCATTGGCGGATCGGGTGCTGGAGACGGCGGCCACCTACTTGCGTGAGACGGTCAAGCAGCCTTTTCCGAAAATGGTGCCCGAGGTCTCGCTGGTTTTCACCGACGACGCCTCCATCCAGGACATCAATGCCGAATGGCGTGGGAAGGACAAGCCGACCAACGTACTATCCTTTCCGGCCTTCCCGGTGAAGCCGGGCAAAGTGCCGGGGCCAATGCTCGGCGATATCATCATCGCAAGAGAGACCGTGGAGCGGGAGGCCGTCGAACTCGAGAAGAGCTTTGATGACCATCTCACCCATTTGATGGTACACGGTTTCTTGCATCTCTTCGGCTACGATCATAATAATGATGCTGAAGCCGAGATAATGGAGGGGCTAGAGACTCGCATTTTGGCGGAACTCGGCCTATCTGACCCATACGAGGGTCAAGACCTTAAAATGGAACCATGA
- a CDS encoding DUF1150 family protein encodes MLMKEANSHLTKTELAGIGNGEVAYIRKIRSEDVSRCFPEAPDIDPSVDLWALFGADGTPILLTDNRSSTFFKAAEDELKTVSLH; translated from the coding sequence ATGTTGATGAAAGAAGCCAATTCGCACCTGACCAAAACCGAACTTGCCGGTATCGGCAACGGCGAGGTCGCATACATCCGCAAAATACGGTCTGAAGACGTATCCAGATGCTTTCCCGAAGCGCCGGATATCGATCCAAGCGTCGACCTTTGGGCGCTGTTCGGCGCAGACGGCACGCCGATCCTGCTGACGGACAATCGTTCCAGCACCTTCTTCAAGGCTGCGGAAGATGAACTGAAAACGGTGAGCCTGCACTAA
- the lnt gene encoding apolipoprotein N-acyltransferase produces the protein MERLADKVILVWGFRRMLLAVFAGAFGVLALPPIGFFAAMFVSFTLLVWLIDGSAAAPNSNPIGRLWPSFVIGWLFGFGYFVGGLWWLGHALMIDAEEFAWALPLAIFGLPALLAIFYGLATALARIFWSDGIGRIAALAASFGLLEWARSVVFTGFPWNAIGYAMTPVPLMMQSAHVIGIMGITALAVFVFSAPALLGTRQGAKLGVPLAALIFAAHLGYGAYTLYGPSTPTQKADDKSPVVRLVQPMIEQTAKMDSDGDRAAIFEKHLKLSAEPPKDGGKKPDIIVWPETSIPFILTDNQDALTRIADTLDDNQILLAGAVRVEDMGPGNPPRYYNSIYMIDGRGQIIGAADKVHLVPFGEYMPFESILNEFGIQNIVEMPGGFSSAANRQLLTLPSGLKLYPLVCYEIIFPDEMTGDIGSAAAILNITNDAWFGATPGPYQHFQQARVRAVETGLPLIRDGNSGISALVDAKGRVIAGLALNETGFIDATLDGSAFSSSSTYARQRYFWLIEILLFVIATGSRFGFVFKQN, from the coding sequence ATGGAGCGACTTGCGGACAAGGTTATCCTGGTCTGGGGTTTCAGGAGAATGCTGCTGGCAGTGTTTGCCGGCGCATTCGGAGTCCTGGCGCTTCCGCCGATCGGCTTCTTTGCCGCGATGTTCGTTTCGTTCACGCTGCTGGTGTGGCTGATCGATGGCTCGGCGGCCGCGCCGAACAGCAACCCCATTGGACGCCTCTGGCCGTCCTTCGTCATCGGATGGTTGTTCGGCTTCGGCTATTTTGTCGGCGGCCTTTGGTGGCTTGGCCATGCCCTGATGATCGATGCGGAAGAGTTTGCCTGGGCATTGCCGCTTGCAATCTTCGGCCTGCCTGCCCTTCTCGCCATCTTCTACGGCCTTGCGACCGCGCTGGCACGTATCTTCTGGTCCGACGGCATAGGTCGAATTGCAGCACTTGCCGCTAGCTTCGGATTGCTGGAATGGGCGAGAAGCGTGGTCTTCACCGGCTTTCCCTGGAATGCAATCGGTTACGCAATGACGCCCGTTCCGCTGATGATGCAGTCGGCACATGTGATCGGCATCATGGGGATCACCGCTCTTGCCGTTTTCGTCTTCAGCGCGCCGGCCCTTCTCGGAACACGACAGGGAGCCAAGCTCGGCGTGCCGCTCGCCGCCCTGATCTTTGCGGCGCATCTCGGCTATGGCGCCTATACGCTCTATGGCCCTTCCACCCCAACCCAGAAAGCCGACGACAAGAGCCCGGTCGTTCGTCTCGTCCAGCCGATGATCGAGCAGACTGCGAAAATGGACAGCGATGGGGATCGCGCTGCGATCTTCGAGAAGCACCTGAAGCTTTCGGCCGAACCGCCGAAGGATGGCGGCAAGAAGCCTGATATCATCGTCTGGCCGGAAACATCCATCCCCTTCATCCTCACGGACAATCAGGACGCTCTTACGCGGATTGCGGACACCCTCGACGACAACCAGATCCTCCTCGCCGGCGCGGTACGCGTCGAAGACATGGGACCGGGGAACCCGCCGCGCTACTACAATTCGATCTACATGATCGACGGTCGCGGCCAGATCATCGGCGCCGCCGACAAGGTTCATCTTGTGCCCTTCGGCGAATACATGCCGTTCGAGAGCATCCTGAACGAGTTTGGCATACAGAACATCGTGGAGATGCCGGGCGGCTTTTCGTCCGCCGCCAACCGCCAACTCCTGACGCTACCCAGTGGCCTCAAGCTTTACCCGCTCGTCTGCTACGAGATCATATTCCCCGACGAAATGACCGGTGACATCGGTTCGGCCGCGGCAATTCTTAATATCACCAACGATGCGTGGTTCGGTGCGACGCCCGGACCTTACCAGCACTTTCAACAGGCGCGTGTGCGCGCCGTGGAGACCGGTTTGCCATTGATTCGCGATGGCAACAGCGGGATTTCGGCTCTCGTCGACGCCAAGGGCCGCGTGATTGCCGGTCTCGCACTCAATGAAACGGGTTTTATCGACGCAACCCTTGATGGAAGTGCGTTTAGTAGCTCTTCGACATATGCACGGCAAAGGTACTTCTGGTTGATCGAAATACTTCTGTTTGTAATTGCGACCGGTTCGCGTTTTGGTTTTGTTTTCAAGCAGAATTGA
- a CDS encoding helix-turn-helix domain-containing protein, with protein MIENKKKPNPIDIHVGSRIRLRRTMLGMSQEKLGESLGITFQQIQKYEKGTNRVGASRLQNISSILNVPVSFFFEDAPGEHSGMLTGMAEASSSNYVVDFLSSSEGLQLNRAFVKITDPKVRRKVVELVKALAAEADSE; from the coding sequence ATGATTGAAAATAAGAAGAAGCCGAACCCCATCGACATCCACGTCGGCAGCCGCATTCGCCTCCGTCGAACAATGCTTGGAATGAGCCAGGAAAAACTAGGGGAAAGCCTCGGCATTACATTCCAGCAGATCCAGAAATACGAAAAAGGCACCAATCGCGTCGGTGCCAGCCGCCTCCAGAATATTTCCAGCATCCTGAACGTACCGGTCTCGTTCTTCTTCGAAGACGCACCCGGCGAACACTCCGGCATGCTGACCGGCATGGCAGAGGCCTCCAGTTCCAACTACGTGGTCGACTTCCTCTCCTCCTCCGAGGGCCTGCAACTCAACCGGGCCTTCGTCAAGATCACCGACCCGAAGGTCCGGCGGAAGGTGGTCGAACTGGTCAAGGCGCTCGCAGCCGAAGCCGACAGCGAATAA
- a CDS encoding PhoH family protein, whose protein sequence is MNGQELVSSSPRHPRIASDANHFVLTFENNRFASELFGQFDQNLKLLEERLNIDARARGNSVVITGDIVTTNQARRTLDYLYEKLQKGGSVERSDVEGAIRMAVAADDQLSLPTLERKAKLTMAQVSTRKKTIIARTPTQDAYIRALERSEMVFGVGPAGTGKTYLAVAHAAQLLERGAVEKIILSRPAVEAGERLGFLPGDMKEKVDPYLRPLYDALYDMMPADKVDRAITAGVIEIAPLAFMRGRTLANAAVILDEAQNTTSMQMKMFLTRLGENSRMIITGDPSQVDLPRGVKSGLVEALQLLNGVEGISIVRFRDTDVVRHPLVGRIVKAYDSTYIAEAEDASRQD, encoded by the coding sequence TTGAACGGACAAGAATTGGTTTCTTCTTCACCGCGCCACCCACGCATAGCGAGCGACGCCAATCACTTCGTCCTGACGTTCGAGAACAATCGGTTCGCCAGTGAGCTTTTCGGTCAATTTGACCAGAACCTGAAGCTGCTCGAGGAGCGTCTCAACATCGATGCCCGAGCGCGCGGCAATTCCGTGGTGATTACCGGCGACATCGTTACCACCAATCAGGCACGACGGACGCTCGATTATCTTTACGAGAAGCTTCAGAAAGGCGGCAGCGTGGAAAGATCCGATGTCGAAGGCGCGATCCGCATGGCGGTCGCAGCAGACGATCAGCTGAGCCTGCCGACCCTGGAGCGTAAGGCCAAGCTGACGATGGCGCAGGTTTCCACGCGCAAGAAGACAATCATCGCCCGCACGCCGACCCAGGACGCCTACATCCGCGCACTGGAGCGCTCGGAGATGGTTTTCGGTGTCGGGCCGGCCGGTACCGGCAAGACCTATCTCGCGGTCGCGCATGCAGCGCAGCTGCTGGAGCGTGGTGCCGTTGAAAAGATCATCCTGTCTCGTCCGGCCGTCGAAGCGGGTGAGCGGCTCGGCTTTCTGCCGGGCGACATGAAGGAAAAGGTCGATCCTTATCTTCGCCCGCTCTACGATGCGCTCTATGACATGATGCCGGCCGACAAGGTCGATCGTGCAATCACCGCCGGCGTCATCGAAATCGCTCCGCTTGCCTTCATGCGTGGACGCACACTCGCGAACGCCGCAGTCATTCTCGACGAAGCGCAGAACACGACATCGATGCAGATGAAGATGTTCCTGACGCGTCTCGGCGAGAACTCGCGCATGATCATTACCGGCGACCCGAGCCAGGTCGACTTGCCGCGAGGCGTGAAATCCGGACTGGTCGAGGCTCTTCAGCTGCTGAACGGCGTGGAAGGCATCTCGATCGTCCGCTTCCGTGATACCGATGTCGTGCGTCACCCGCTTGTCGGCCGCATCGTTAAGGCTTACGACTCGACCTACATCGCGGAAGCAGAGGACGCCAGCCGGCAGGATTGA
- a CDS encoding nucleoside hydrolase — protein sequence MADPRKIIIDTDPGQDDAAAIMLAFGSPEELQVLGITTVAGNVPLSYTSRNARIVCELCDRTDTKVFAGADKPIARKLVTAEHVHGKTGLDGPVLDEPTMPLQAQHSVDFIIETLRSEPEGAVTLCTLGPLTNIGLAFQKAPDIIPRVRELVMMGGGFFEGGNITPAAEFNIYVDPEAADIVFRSGVPIVMMPLDVTHKLLTRKDRVKRMADLGTRPAIAMVEMLEFFERFDIEKYGSDGGPLHDPTVIAYLLKPELFKGRTCNVEIEVKSELTVGMTVVDWWHVTDRKRNAQVMRDVEADGFFDLLIERFARI from the coding sequence ATGGCAGACCCGAGAAAGATAATTATCGATACCGACCCAGGTCAGGACGATGCCGCCGCGATCATGCTGGCCTTCGGAAGCCCGGAAGAGCTTCAGGTCCTGGGCATCACGACGGTCGCCGGCAATGTGCCGCTCTCCTATACCAGCCGCAATGCGCGCATTGTCTGCGAACTCTGCGACCGCACCGATACGAAGGTCTTCGCAGGCGCCGACAAGCCGATCGCGCGCAAGCTGGTGACCGCCGAGCACGTGCACGGGAAGACAGGCCTCGATGGCCCTGTTCTCGATGAACCCACGATGCCGCTGCAGGCACAGCATTCGGTCGACTTCATCATCGAGACGCTACGCAGCGAGCCGGAGGGCGCCGTTACGCTCTGCACGCTCGGACCGCTCACCAATATCGGCCTGGCATTCCAGAAGGCACCTGACATCATCCCGCGCGTCCGCGAACTGGTGATGATGGGCGGCGGCTTCTTCGAAGGCGGCAACATCACCCCGGCGGCCGAATTCAATATCTACGTCGACCCCGAGGCCGCGGACATCGTGTTCCGCTCTGGCGTCCCCATCGTGATGATGCCGCTTGACGTCACGCACAAGCTCTTGACCCGCAAGGACCGCGTCAAGCGCATGGCCGATCTCGGCACGCGCCCGGCAATCGCCATGGTCGAGATGCTGGAATTCTTCGAGCGCTTCGATATCGAGAAGTACGGTTCGGACGGCGGCCCGCTGCACGATCCGACCGTGATCGCCTATCTCCTGAAGCCGGAGCTTTTCAAGGGCCGGACCTGCAACGTGGAGATCGAGGTGAAGTCGGAGCTGACGGTCGGCATGACCGTTGTCGACTGGTGGCACGTCACCGACCGCAAGCGCAACGCGCAGGTCATGCGTGACGTTGAAGCGGACGGCTTCTTCGATCTGCTGATCGAGCGCTTCGCCCGCATCTAA
- the trmB gene encoding tRNA (guanine(46)-N(7))-methyltransferase TrmB: protein MTDMERRGRATEAFFGRRKGKALREQQAEKLNTLLPAFIIDLSAAPPEPLKDLWPVPVEKLRLEIGFGGGEHLIHRALETPSTGFIGVEPFINSMQKLLSSVDNAGARNVRVYNDDATQLLDWLPDGSIDQIDLLYPDPWPKRKHWKRRFVSKTNLDRFHRVLKPGGLFCFASDIDTYINWTLLKCRDHGGFEWLAQNAADWLTPYEGWPSTRYEAKARREGRSSAYLTFKRV from the coding sequence ATGACCGACATGGAACGCCGCGGACGCGCGACCGAAGCCTTCTTCGGTCGTCGCAAAGGGAAAGCGCTTCGCGAACAACAGGCGGAGAAGCTGAACACCCTGCTTCCGGCGTTCATCATCGATCTCTCAGCGGCTCCACCGGAGCCGCTGAAGGACCTCTGGCCGGTGCCCGTCGAAAAGCTGCGGCTGGAGATCGGCTTCGGCGGCGGCGAGCATCTCATTCATCGCGCGCTGGAAACGCCCTCGACAGGATTCATCGGTGTCGAGCCGTTCATCAATTCCATGCAGAAGCTGCTGTCGAGCGTCGACAACGCCGGAGCTCGCAATGTCCGCGTCTACAACGACGATGCGACGCAACTGCTGGACTGGCTGCCCGATGGCTCGATCGACCAGATCGATCTGCTTTATCCGGATCCGTGGCCAAAGCGTAAGCACTGGAAGCGCCGCTTCGTCTCAAAGACGAATCTCGACCGTTTCCACCGCGTGTTGAAGCCTGGCGGGCTGTTCTGCTTTGCCTCTGATATCGATACTTACATCAACTGGACGCTCTTGAAGTGCCGCGACCACGGCGGCTTCGAGTGGCTGGCACAAAACGCCGCCGACTGGCTGACGCCCTACGAGGGCTGGCCGAGCACGCGCTACGAGGCGAAAGCGCGTCGCGAAGGCAGATCGTCCGCCTATCTCACATTCAAGCGAGTCTGA
- a CDS encoding hemolysin family protein → MSDFTTRPAAEAKDADQSSSSDEGGSSSRQSGRSQSFWSRAARILRPQQGSRLREDIADALMTDAADGDVFSPDERAMLHNILRFREVRVADVMVPRADIEAVDQNITIGELMILFEESGRSRMPVYADTLDDPRGMVHIRDLLSYIAKQARNKRRGSTKAAKPADPLVEVSPEHLQKTPRVARPNFDLSRVDLQKTLTEAGIVRKILFVPPSMLAADLLRRMQVNRTQMALVIDEYGGTDGLASHEDIVEMVVGDIDDEHDDEEVMFKRISEDMFVADARVELEEIAEAIGSDFDIAEQVDEVDTLGGLIFSELGRIPVRGEVVQALPGFEFHILDADPRRIKRVRITRKRQALRRRVKTDGDGLSGPEHGDDRQTEVPTAN, encoded by the coding sequence ATGAGCGACTTTACGACGAGACCGGCCGCAGAGGCCAAGGACGCCGACCAATCCTCCTCCTCAGACGAGGGTGGAAGTAGTAGCAGGCAGTCCGGACGATCCCAATCCTTCTGGTCGCGCGCTGCGCGCATCCTGAGACCGCAGCAAGGCTCTCGCCTCCGTGAGGACATCGCCGATGCGTTGATGACCGACGCGGCCGACGGTGATGTCTTTTCGCCCGACGAACGGGCGATGCTGCACAACATCCTTCGCTTCCGCGAAGTGCGTGTTGCCGATGTCATGGTGCCCCGCGCCGACATCGAGGCGGTCGATCAAAACATCACCATCGGCGAATTGATGATCCTCTTCGAGGAATCCGGCCGGTCCCGCATGCCTGTCTACGCCGATACTCTCGATGATCCGCGTGGCATGGTCCATATCCGCGACCTGCTGTCCTACATCGCCAAGCAGGCGCGCAACAAACGCCGCGGCAGCACGAAGGCCGCGAAACCGGCCGATCCGCTTGTCGAGGTTTCGCCTGAACACCTGCAGAAGACACCTCGCGTCGCCAGACCGAACTTCGATCTGTCTCGCGTGGATCTTCAAAAGACGCTGACCGAGGCCGGTATCGTCCGCAAGATTTTGTTCGTTCCGCCGTCCATGCTCGCCGCCGATCTGCTGCGCCGCATGCAGGTGAACCGCACCCAGATGGCGCTTGTCATCGACGAATATGGCGGCACCGACGGATTGGCATCGCACGAGGACATCGTCGAGATGGTCGTCGGCGATATCGACGATGAGCACGACGACGAAGAGGTGATGTTCAAGCGTATCTCCGAAGACATGTTCGTTGCCGACGCGCGCGTCGAGCTCGAGGAGATCGCCGAGGCGATCGGCTCGGATTTCGACATCGCCGAACAGGTCGACGAAGTCGACACGCTTGGCGGCCTTATCTTCTCCGAACTCGGCCGCATTCCTGTGCGCGGCGAGGTCGTGCAGGCATTGCCCGGTTTCGAATTCCACATTCTGGATGCCGATCCCCGACGCATCAAGCGCGTGCGGATTACCCGCAAGCGCCAGGCTCTCCGCCGGCGCGTTAAGACGGACGGCGATGGCTTGTCCGGGCCGGAGCATGGCGATGATCGACAGACCGAGGTTCCCACGGCAAACTGA
- the grpE gene encoding nucleotide exchange factor GrpE, with protein sequence MTDETTKNGPDAAAAEAAADAAANVENEATEDTAQPDPLALLKAENAELRDRYLRLAAEMDNLRRRTEREVKDAKTYSAAGFARDMLAVSDNLRRAIDAVPEEAKAAGDAGLNTLIEGVEMTERSMLSALERHGVRKLEPVGQKFDPNFHQAMFEVPNPEVPNNTVVQVVQAGYTIGERVLRPAMVGVAKGGPKLVEPETNSIFDQKDA encoded by the coding sequence ATGACTGACGAAACGACGAAGAACGGACCTGACGCCGCCGCGGCCGAAGCTGCAGCAGACGCGGCCGCAAACGTCGAAAACGAGGCCACCGAAGACACGGCGCAGCCCGATCCATTGGCTCTCCTCAAGGCTGAAAATGCCGAGCTGCGCGATCGTTATCTGCGCCTGGCTGCCGAAATGGACAATCTGCGTCGCCGCACGGAGCGTGAGGTCAAGGACGCCAAGACCTACTCTGCCGCTGGCTTCGCCCGTGACATGCTGGCGGTCTCGGACAATCTGCGTCGCGCCATCGATGCTGTCCCGGAAGAAGCCAAGGCTGCTGGCGATGCCGGTCTCAATACGCTGATCGAAGGCGTCGAGATGACCGAGCGCTCGATGCTGTCGGCGCTTGAGCGTCACGGCGTCCGCAAGCTGGAGCCGGTTGGCCAGAAGTTCGATCCGAACTTCCATCAGGCGATGTTCGAAGTTCCGAACCCCGAAGTGCCCAACAATACGGTCGTTCAGGTCGTTCAGGCTGGCTACACAATTGGCGAGCGCGTTCTGCGTCCTGCCATGGTCGGCGTCGCCAAGGGCGGCCCGAAGCTTGTCGAACCCGAAACCAATTCGATCTTCGACCAGAAGGACGCTTGA
- a CDS encoding Hsp20 family protein: MSRITPFASPLLLGFDAMEKTLERLSKASDGYPPYNIERIAADRSAGDPERLRITLAVAGFSEEELDVSVEENQLSIRGRQVDQGERDYLYRGIAARQFQRTFVLADGMQVLGASLKNGLLSVDLIRPEPARMVKKINISVSQ, translated from the coding sequence ATGAGCCGCATTACACCCTTCGCCAGCCCGTTGCTTCTGGGCTTCGATGCCATGGAAAAAACGCTTGAGCGCCTTTCCAAGGCCAGCGATGGATATCCGCCGTACAATATCGAACGCATTGCCGCGGATCGCTCAGCAGGCGATCCGGAGCGGCTGCGGATCACGCTCGCCGTTGCCGGCTTCAGCGAAGAGGAACTCGACGTGTCCGTCGAGGAAAATCAACTGTCGATTCGTGGTCGCCAGGTCGATCAGGGCGAGCGGGATTACCTCTATCGCGGCATTGCAGCGCGCCAGTTTCAGCGCACCTTCGTGCTGGCCGACGGCATGCAGGTTCTCGGCGCAAGTCTTAAGAACGGTCTCCTTTCAGTAGATCTCATTCGGCCGGAACCGGCCCGTATGGTGAAGAAAATTAACATTTCGGTCTCACAGTAG